AAAATATAACCTTAATGATAGACCTCTGCTAGATACTCacgattttttttgtagtacctatatataaataattttcccgattaaactttaaaattaatacatcaAGAACACAGTGATAGTCCTGATACAAACACAAAAATGGCTTCTGCACTTGCTGGTAAATACGAATATAAGTCTCACGAAAAAATTGTGGAATTTTACAAGTCATGGAGTAAGTACcggttattatttattaaaattgttaaactgTTTAATAGATAATGAGTATCAATTTAGATCTTCCCgacaatttaattgaaaaacttaCACCAAAACCTGGAACAAAAAGAGAAATTAGCGTTGACGGTAATAAAATTACACTTGATGGTGGACAACCATTGATTTTGGATACTGAAGTTGatgaaaatatcaataattatccTGTTAAGGTTAGTACTATTCGATTATTGAACAAAGTGCTTCATTTATGGATTTTtcttgttaataaattaaactacTAAAAATACCAACGTGATAGTGTGGACTcataataaagcaaaatttgtaTTATCCTTTTTTATAACCATCTggaagattgataaagataattttgtttataaggaaATATGAGTTTTTAAGTGTCGCTCAaatttaagaaatcaaattttaaattgacgTGCCGTATAAAGAGTACGgttttttaagttggcatatgcgtgaaactcgaaaaaaacttttatcgataaaaaattttatttcgcttcaagcgaaaaatgttgggtgaGTAAACTCACACCtaacgcagacattaaacttgacctagctcttcaagctcaatgaaaagctcactctactccatataCCTGGTAGTCAATAAATGAGAACTtaaaatgagaaagttgttattTACCAAAAAGgtgacattttttgttcgaaatatttttccgcAAATCGTACAGTTAAGGCAAAAACaaactgaaaagttttataaaaatcaaacttGATTTTTCgtatgaaaattgttatttcgtattattgtttctgcgaaatttAGACACTTTTAGCCattaacaatataatatgtGTAAAAGCAAATTTACAATTTccgaaaaagttgaaaaatgatattattttttacaattttactacaTTTTTCAACCCTTGCGTCAACaggtttgatttaaaatataatgccagacaataaaaaaagagaatacgtaaaaacgaaaaagttttcAGATGTCAATTTCTTTTCTCATTTTTCTTATTATCAAACTTacctaatttttcaattttccaaacagcagacaaaaatatcataaaaatttcgctTTATTATGGCTCACATTCTAATAAAGGATTTGCTCTTTTGTAAGcccaatattaaataaataatagtttgaaataattattcaaaaattgtcataaaattttgaaatatttaatacgcAATATTTGTATGCTTTTATTCAGAGTACAGCCAAAATGGAAGGTAACACATTAATAGTTCACAGCAAAAGTGTAAAACACGAGGGAGGTCTTCTTATTCGATCCTACAATGTTAATGAAAACTTATTAACcattgt
This genomic interval from Chrysoperla carnea chromosome 1, inChrCarn1.1, whole genome shotgun sequence contains the following:
- the LOC123306008 gene encoding fatty acid binding protein 1-B.1-like, producing MASALAGKYEYKSHEKIVEFYKSWNLPDNLIEKLTPKPGTKREISVDGNKITLDGGQPLILDTEVDENINNYPVKSTAKMEGNTLIVHSKSVKHEGGLLIRSYNVNENLLTITLTTNKVGLEAKIFFTRI